DNA from Flavobacteriales bacterium:
GGATGCGCTTGAGACGCTCGAGGTTGGCCACCTTGGCCTCAGGGCTGTCCCACTTCGGGTAGTCGCTGTAATCGTGATTCCCTAGGATGGAGAACTTGCCCAGCGGCGCCTGCAGTCGCGCGAGCTCCTCGATGAAGGGCTCGGCCTCCTCGGCGAAATCGTTCACCAGGTCGCCGGTGAAGACGATGATATCGGGTTGCTCCGCGTTGATGAGGTCCACGCCGTGGCGCACGATGCTCAGGTCGCCGCCATAACTGCCCAGGTGCATGTCGCTGATCTGGGCCACGCGCAGGCCGTTGAAGGCCTCCGGCAGTCGGCCACTCGTCACCGGCACGCGGGCCAGGTTGAAGTTGCGGCGGCCCTTGGTGACGCCGTAGAGCACGCCGGCGAAGGGCACCACGGAGATGACCAGGCCCAGTTGGCTCAGGAAGCGGGCGCGGCCGATGCCTTCGCCGGGCGCATCCACCGGGCCGGGGGTGAGCTTGTCCCAGGCCCAGCGCACCAGGTGCAGGAGGTCATCGAGTGCATGGAAGACCACCATTACCAGCTTGGGCAGGAAGAAGAGCAGGAAGAGCGCCACCATGCTGAAGGCGAAGCTGTGGTCGCGGCGGGCCTCGGGGTCGCGGAAGTTGAAGCCCACATAGAGGACCATGCCCAGCAGGCCGATGCTGATGACCCAGTAGAGGAAGCGCACGATCCGCCGCAGCACGATGCTGTGCTGGGCGAGCGCCGTATTCACACCTTTGTAGGCATAGAGGTCGATGGCGATGAGCACCAGCAGGAAGACCAGGAAGTTGCGCAGGGCGGCGGGAGACATGGGGGCGAAGGTACCGGCGCGCGAAGGGCTACCGGCTCGGCGGGCGCAGCATCAGCTCGGACCATGCCGGGCCGCGCTCGAAGCGCTTGATGGTGCTGAAGCCTAGCGCCGCCAGTTCCGTGCGCCGCTCGCTGCCCGACGAGTAGTCCACGATGGCGTAGCGGGTATCCGCGTCGAGCTGATTGCTCACGTGGGTGAATGCGCGGCCTTGGCTGAGGTAGCCCGCCAACGGGTCGGAGAGGTAGCTCACGTCCATGAACGAGCCATGGATCGATTCATCCTGCAGGCCCTCCGATTCCAGATAGGCCGCCATCTCCTGGTGCACAGCGATGGCTTCCCGATAGGCTAGCCGGCAATCGCCCACGGCGCCATCGCGGCCGATATGCAGGGCGATGACCAGCACGAACGGCAGCGGCAGCAGGGCTTCAAGCCTGGGCAGCCAGCCGCGCGCGGCGAGCGCGATGGCACCGGTGGCGCCGACCGCGATGAACGGCGTCATCGCCACCAGGTACCGGTCGGTGTAGAAGTTCAAGGCGTTGAAGGACCAGAACGAGACCATGATGAGGAAGCAGGTGCTCACCAGTTCGCCCGCCTGGCCGTAGCGGCGCTGCAGGTGAAGGACGTATGCGGCATAGAGGCCGGCCAGCGCCGCGGCCGCCACCAGCAGCCCGGGGCCGTAAGGCAGGGTCCAGCGTCCGAAGAGGACCTTGATGGCGGCGATGCCGAGGAATGCGGCCAGCAGTCGCCAATGGATGGCCAGCGTGCGGATTAGCAGTGGGGCCGCGAGGCCGATGGCATACGTGAGCCAAACGAAGCCTTGGTCCTCGAACAAGGCCTTGAAGATCAGCTTCGCCTTGTAGTTGATGTGGATCGGCGCCCAGGTGAGCATGCCCGTATGCTCGGGGTAGAGGAACCAGCCGAGCATGATCCGCTGCACGACGAAGTAGAGCAAGGCCGGCGCAATCGGCAGCGCGGCCCAGGCCAGCCAGCGCATCTCCGATCGCTTCATCCCGGCTTCGCTGGCCAGGCAGCGCCGGATCACCTGCTGCGCCACGATTGCGGCCCAGCAGGCCAACGCCGATTCCTTCGTGAGCAGCGCGGCGGTCATGCAGGCCACGTAGGCCCAGGCGCGCCGGCTGATGCAAGCCGTTGCGGCGAGCACGCAGAACAGGGCCAGCAGGACTTCCGGAAGGAGCAGTCCGCTCTGGGCCAGGAAGATCTCCGTAACCGCCACCAGGCAGGCCGCCACCAGGCCGAGCCAGGCCGAGCCCAGCAGCCGGCCCATGCCGAACACAGCGGTCAGCAGGCCGCATGAGACCGCGAGAGGGAAGGCGTGCATGGCGATCCGCCCATCGCCGAAGACCGACATCCATGCGGCGGCCAAGGCATGGAAGAGCAGGGGATGCCCGCGCGAGAGCTCCGGTGGAATGGCATCGGGCAGCAGGCTGATGCCCTGCTCGTGCATGGCGCGAACCGCCTTCGCATACACCCAGGCCTCGTCCCAGTAGAAGGGCAGGTCCAGGTAGGGAATCTTGATGGCGATGAAGACGATGAGCAGCAGCGCGAGGCCGATGACCGGCAGCGGAATCCCTTTCCGGTTCATTCGCGCACCCGGCTGGCCTGGTGATGATCCGCCATTCATGCGCGCGCCGCGAGCGATGCCTCCATCATGGGCGAAAGTAGCCATCGCACGAAAGCTGCAGCTGCGGCGTGCTTGGTACATTTGACCTGCATGCAGGCGCGCGTGGTCCCCTTTTCAGCGAGGCTTATCTTCACCCTACTCCTGGTGCAGTCAGCTACTGGCGTGGCGCAGGTCACCTGGCGCCGCAGCTATGGCGGCACCGGCATCGATGAGGCGCGCAGCGTGCTGGAATGCGCCATGGGCGGATACCTCGTGGCCGGCACCACGGGCAGCTTCGGCAGCGGCAGCAGCGACTTCTACCTGTTGCGACTCGATGGGGCCGGAGCACCGGCATGGTCGCAGGCCTACGGCGGCCCGCAGGCGGATGCTTGCGCCGGCGCGATTGAATCGGATGCGGGCTTCATCGTTGCCGGAACCGCCTCCGATGGCCCCTTGGGCGGGTATGATTTCTCGGTCGTCGGTCTGGATGCCGACGGAGCGGAATTGTGGCAGCGCAGCTATGGCGGTGCCGATTGGGATCTCTGCAACGGGCTCATCGCCCTGCCTGATG
Protein-coding regions in this window:
- a CDS encoding metallophosphoesterase encodes the protein MSPAALRNFLVFLLVLIAIDLYAYKGVNTALAQHSIVLRRIVRFLYWVISIGLLGMVLYVGFNFRDPEARRDHSFAFSMVALFLLFFLPKLVMVVFHALDDLLHLVRWAWDKLTPGPVDAPGEGIGRARFLSQLGLVISVVPFAGVLYGVTKGRRNFNLARVPVTSGRLPEAFNGLRVAQISDMHLGSYGGDLSIVRHGVDLINAEQPDIIVFTGDLVNDFAEEAEPFIEELARLQAPLGKFSILGNHDYSDYPKWDSPEAKVANLERLKRIHAEMGFRLLLDEHAVLERDGQQLAVLGVQNWGHRFQQYGDLAKTLRGTENLPFRILLSHDPTHWEHQVLGTGIDLTLSGHTHGAQLGVKLGGTTYSPAQWVYKHWAGLYAEGDQQLYVNRGFGFIGFPGRVGMPPEITVLELGRA